A window of the Deinococcus gobiensis I-0 genome harbors these coding sequences:
- the nuoF gene encoding NADH-quinone oxidoreductase subunit NuoF → MTATAPTPPKPITSGRDARFVPTLYAAVGQPDSWTLDTYRRTGGYGAAARAFSLGPDAVIEEVKKSGLRGRGGAGFATGLKWSFMPLNDGRPHVVICNADESEPGSFKDRYLLSEDPHQLIEGMLIGGYAMRASTGYVYIRGEYVQAAERMWAAIHEARAAGLLGKDVLGSGFDFDLQVHRGAGAYICGEETALMNSLEGLRANPRLKPPFPAAAGLYGLPTTINNVETFCAATQILKYGADWHAGMGTERSKGMKLFQVSGPVRRPGVYELPLGTPLRELVYDWAGGPQVEVKAVIPGGSSCPMLPWDDKTLDMPLDYESLAAAGSMLGTGGVTLIPREDCIVNATWNMVRFYAHESCGKCTPCREGISGWMVRMYEKLVRGHGQPGDVQLILDMADNIGGRSFCALADACLGPVLSSIKLFREEYDVLATTGQPLYPPRRRWREA, encoded by the coding sequence ATGACCGCCACCGCGCCTACCCCCCCCAAGCCCATCACCAGCGGCAGGGACGCCCGGTTCGTGCCCACGCTGTACGCGGCGGTAGGGCAGCCGGACAGCTGGACGCTCGACACCTACCGCCGCACCGGGGGTTACGGGGCCGCCGCGCGGGCGTTCTCGCTCGGGCCGGACGCCGTGATCGAGGAGGTCAAGAAGTCCGGCCTGCGCGGGCGCGGCGGCGCGGGCTTCGCCACGGGCCTCAAGTGGTCGTTCATGCCGCTCAACGACGGCCGGCCCCACGTCGTCATCTGCAACGCCGACGAGTCGGAGCCGGGCAGTTTCAAGGACCGCTACCTGCTGTCCGAAGACCCGCACCAGCTCATCGAGGGGATGCTCATCGGCGGCTACGCCATGCGGGCCAGCACGGGCTACGTCTACATCCGGGGCGAGTACGTGCAGGCGGCCGAGCGGATGTGGGCGGCCATCCACGAGGCGCGCGCCGCCGGGCTGCTGGGCAAGGACGTGCTGGGCAGCGGCTTCGACTTCGACCTTCAGGTGCACCGGGGGGCGGGGGCCTACATCTGCGGTGAGGAAACCGCCCTGATGAACTCGCTGGAGGGCCTGCGCGCCAACCCGCGCCTCAAGCCGCCCTTTCCCGCCGCCGCCGGGCTGTATGGCCTGCCGACGACCATCAACAACGTCGAGACCTTCTGCGCCGCCACCCAGATCCTGAAATACGGGGCCGACTGGCACGCGGGCATGGGTACCGAGCGCAGCAAGGGCATGAAGCTCTTTCAGGTGTCGGGGCCGGTCCGGCGTCCCGGCGTGTACGAGCTGCCGCTGGGCACGCCGCTGCGCGAACTGGTCTATGACTGGGCGGGCGGCCCGCAGGTGGAGGTCAAGGCGGTCATTCCCGGCGGGTCCTCCTGCCCGATGCTGCCCTGGGACGATAAGACGCTCGATATGCCCCTGGACTACGAGTCGCTGGCGGCGGCGGGCTCAATGCTGGGCACCGGCGGCGTGACCCTGATTCCGCGTGAGGACTGCATCGTGAACGCCACCTGGAACATGGTGCGTTTCTACGCCCACGAGAGCTGCGGCAAATGCACCCCCTGCCGTGAGGGTATCTCGGGCTGGATGGTCCGGATGTACGAGAAGCTGGTGCGCGGGCACGGGCAGCCGGGCGACGTACAGCTCATCCTGGACATGGCCGACAACATCGGGGGCCGCTCGTTCTGCGCGCTGGCCGACGCCTGTCTGGGGCCGGTCCTGAGTTCCATCAAGCTCTTCCGCGAGGAATACGACGTCCTGGCGACGACCGGGCAGCCGCTCTACCCGCCGCGCCGTCGCTGGAGGGAGGCGTGA
- a CDS encoding NADH-quinone oxidoreductase subunit M, with product MIHLFIFLPLLGSLLMGLFPRQWRDEVAVAVTLLTLGLGVALWASGGTGLFSVPWVEALGITYSVQLSGVSLVLALVTAFMTFVAVLYGRQRVENPWVMLALVLSMETGLLGIFAARDLVLFYVFFEDALLPALLMLAMFGGPSRMRALVKFAAYTLLGSLLMLLSIIGVKWLGDSPTFALADLVQHPVTGPAQTWLYLGFLAAMAVKLPLWPMHAWLPDFHEQNHASGVPDVMGTLYKVGGYGLFTFALPLFPDASLELRPVLMGLAAFTALYAAWIAFRQTEWKRLLAYAGLSHMGFVALGVFSMNETAVIGAMYLLAFQNLYTGALFLGVGMLQERVGSLDTRVGGVMTQAGALGGLTMALWFASIAVPGLAGFVGEFSVLLGAYQVSPWLAFVAGLTTIAAAAYALNAFQTTFWGGRPHGAVNVRDLRGAEWPVLALPLAVALFFGVYSAPALNLIQPAVRGVLSAVGGN from the coding sequence ATGATTCATCTGTTCATCTTCCTGCCGCTGCTCGGCTCGCTGCTCATGGGCCTCTTTCCCCGCCAGTGGCGCGACGAGGTGGCCGTGGCCGTCACGCTGCTCACGCTGGGGCTGGGGGTCGCGCTGTGGGCCTCGGGCGGTACGGGCCTGTTCAGCGTGCCCTGGGTGGAGGCGCTGGGCATCACCTACTCGGTGCAGCTCTCGGGCGTGAGCCTGGTGCTGGCCCTCGTGACCGCCTTCATGACCTTCGTGGCCGTGCTGTACGGGCGACAGCGGGTCGAGAACCCCTGGGTCATGCTGGCCCTGGTCCTGAGCATGGAGACCGGGCTGCTGGGCATCTTCGCGGCGCGCGACCTCGTGCTGTTCTACGTGTTCTTCGAGGACGCGCTGCTGCCCGCCCTCCTGATGCTCGCCATGTTCGGCGGGCCGTCGCGCATGCGGGCGCTGGTCAAGTTCGCGGCCTACACGCTGCTGGGCAGCCTGCTGATGCTGCTCTCGATCATCGGGGTCAAGTGGCTGGGGGACAGCCCGACCTTTGCGCTGGCCGACCTCGTGCAGCACCCGGTCACGGGGCCGGCGCAGACCTGGCTGTACCTGGGCTTCCTGGCCGCGATGGCGGTCAAGCTGCCGCTGTGGCCCATGCACGCCTGGCTGCCCGACTTCCACGAGCAGAACCATGCCAGCGGCGTGCCGGACGTGATGGGCACCCTCTACAAGGTGGGCGGCTACGGCCTGTTCACCTTCGCGCTGCCCCTGTTCCCCGACGCCTCGCTCGAACTGCGGCCCGTCCTGATGGGACTGGCGGCCTTCACGGCCCTGTACGCCGCCTGGATCGCCTTCCGGCAGACCGAATGGAAACGGCTGCTGGCCTACGCGGGGCTCTCGCACATGGGGTTCGTGGCGCTGGGCGTCTTCTCCATGAACGAGACGGCCGTGATCGGCGCGATGTACCTGCTCGCCTTCCAGAACCTGTATACCGGCGCGCTGTTCCTGGGCGTGGGGATGCTTCAGGAGCGGGTCGGCAGCCTGGACACCCGCGTCGGCGGCGTCATGACGCAGGCGGGCGCGCTCGGCGGCCTCACGATGGCGCTGTGGTTCGCGTCCATCGCCGTGCCGGGGCTGGCGGGCTTCGTCGGTGAATTCAGCGTGCTGCTCGGTGCCTATCAGGTGTCGCCCTGGCTGGCCTTCGTGGCGGGCCTGACCACCATCGCCGCTGCCGCCTACGCCCTGAACGCCTTCCAGACGACCTTCTGGGGCGGGCGGCCCCACGGCGCGGTGAACGTGCGCGACCTGCGCGGGGCCGAGTGGCCGGTGCTGGCGCTGCCGCTGGCGGTCGCCCTGTTCTTCGGGGTGTACTCGGCCCCGGCCCTGAACCTGATCCAGCCGGCGGTGCGCGGGGTCCTGAGCGCCGTGGGAGGCAACTGA
- a CDS encoding NADH-quinone oxidoreductase subunit J: MMLAFILLGALTLVGGVITIAARNAVHAALGLVGTLLSIAGLFATLNASFLAATQVIVYAGAVMVLFLFVIMLLGATQPVKGRDPVPFVRELAGIGGTLLAGAFVVLAFTYRDPQPLAQGAQALRGGAAGAVGETLLTRFLLPFEAVSILLLVAIVGSVALVQRPAPQPDPVPDAAPAHPDFAEEVRA, from the coding sequence ATGATGCTCGCCTTCATCCTGCTGGGCGCGCTGACGCTGGTCGGCGGGGTCATCACCATTGCGGCGCGCAACGCCGTACACGCCGCGCTCGGGCTGGTCGGCACGCTGCTGAGCATTGCGGGGCTGTTCGCCACCCTGAACGCGTCCTTTCTGGCGGCCACCCAGGTCATCGTGTACGCGGGGGCCGTCATGGTGCTGTTCCTGTTCGTGATCATGCTGCTGGGGGCCACCCAGCCCGTAAAGGGCCGCGACCCGGTGCCTTTCGTGCGCGAACTGGCGGGCATCGGGGGCACCCTGCTGGCGGGGGCTTTCGTGGTGCTGGCCTTCACGTACCGCGACCCGCAACCGCTGGCCCAGGGGGCGCAGGCCCTGCGCGGCGGCGCGGCGGGGGCGGTCGGCGAGACGCTGCTCACCCGCTTCCTGCTGCCCTTCGAGGCGGTCAGCATCCTGCTGCTGGTCGCCATCGTGGGATCGGTGGCCCTGGTGCAGCGCCCCGCCCCGCAGCCCGACCCGGTGCCGGACGCCGCGCCGGCCCACCCCGACTTCGCCGAGGAGGTGCGCGCCTGA
- the nuoH gene encoding NADH-quinone oxidoreductase subunit NuoH: MPDWLAALLITVLKGVLVALALLTTFAYMTLIERRLLARMQIRLGPNRVGPMGLLQPLADAIKSIFKEDLSVSGADKLVYTLAPIVAIGMALTAFGGIPAGPPRSLFGENPWVYNLDAGLLALLALTSVGVYGIFLGGWASGSKYPVLGALRSSAQMISYELGMGLSVLGLLMLVGSTNLLDIVGWQAANSWMVVVQVFAFALFIVSSFAEVNRTPFDLPEAEQELVAGYLTEYSAIKWALFQMAEYVNMITASALMATLFFGGWRGPAFLNGVIPGIADWPLVWLVLKIAFFLFVFIWIRATLPRLRYDQLMRLGWKLVLPLALGNTILVAFYLAFLRPAGWGLWTLGVLSLLALGVLFVLSDRVRALWNVPAVHPGGGDARPRARPAGGD, translated from the coding sequence ATGCCCGACTGGCTTGCCGCGCTGCTCATCACGGTGCTCAAGGGGGTGCTGGTCGCCCTGGCGCTCCTGACCACCTTCGCCTACATGACCCTGATCGAGCGGCGGCTCCTTGCCCGCATGCAGATCCGCCTCGGCCCCAACCGGGTCGGGCCGATGGGGCTGCTGCAACCGCTGGCCGACGCCATCAAGAGCATCTTCAAGGAAGACCTCAGCGTCAGCGGGGCCGACAAGCTGGTCTACACCCTGGCCCCCATCGTCGCCATCGGCATGGCCCTGACCGCCTTCGGGGGCATTCCGGCCGGGCCGCCGCGCAGCCTCTTCGGCGAGAATCCCTGGGTCTACAACCTCGACGCGGGGCTGCTCGCCCTGCTGGCCCTGACCAGCGTGGGCGTCTACGGCATCTTCCTGGGCGGCTGGGCGTCGGGCAGCAAGTACCCGGTGCTGGGGGCCCTTCGCAGCAGCGCGCAGATGATCAGTTACGAACTGGGCATGGGCCTGAGCGTGCTGGGGCTGCTCATGCTGGTCGGCAGCACCAACCTGCTGGACATCGTGGGCTGGCAGGCCGCCAACAGCTGGATGGTCGTGGTGCAGGTCTTCGCCTTCGCGCTGTTCATCGTCAGCAGCTTCGCGGAGGTCAACCGCACGCCCTTCGACCTCCCCGAAGCCGAGCAGGAACTCGTCGCGGGCTACCTCACGGAATATTCGGCGATCAAGTGGGCGCTGTTCCAGATGGCCGAATACGTCAACATGATCACCGCCTCGGCGCTGATGGCGACCCTCTTTTTCGGCGGCTGGCGTGGCCCGGCGTTCCTGAACGGCGTCATTCCCGGCATCGCCGACTGGCCGCTCGTCTGGCTCGTGCTCAAGATCGCCTTTTTCCTGTTCGTCTTTATCTGGATTCGCGCCACGCTGCCCCGGCTGCGCTACGACCAGCTCATGCGCCTGGGCTGGAAGCTCGTGCTGCCGCTGGCGCTGGGCAACACCATCCTGGTGGCCTTCTACCTTGCCTTCCTGCGCCCGGCGGGCTGGGGCCTGTGGACCCTGGGTGTCCTGAGCCTGCTGGCGCTGGGCGTGCTGTTCGTGCTCAGCGACCGCGTGCGCGCGCTGTGGAACGTGCCGGCCGTGCATCCGGGCGGCGGCGACGCGCGGCCCCGGGCCCGTCCGGCCGGAGGCGACTGA
- the nuoI gene encoding NADH-quinone oxidoreductase subunit NuoI codes for MGVLDIAKGMGLTLGKLFSRPVTVSYPEQRATLQPRFRGRHILTRHPSMVPGEPGLEKCIGCSLCAAACPAYAIYVEAAENDPAHPHSPGERYARVYEINMLRCIFCGMCEEACPTGAVVMGNEFEMADYRYRDFVYGKDDMLVGVQGSVPQRREAARKGQPVRVGFTVEGGPRPELEGVKYPS; via the coding sequence GTGGGTGTTCTCGATATCGCCAAGGGCATGGGCCTGACCCTGGGCAAGCTGTTTTCCCGCCCCGTGACCGTGAGTTACCCCGAGCAGCGCGCTACCCTCCAGCCGCGCTTCCGGGGGCGGCACATCCTGACCCGCCACCCGAGCATGGTGCCCGGCGAACCCGGCCTGGAAAAGTGCATCGGCTGTTCGCTGTGCGCCGCCGCCTGCCCCGCCTACGCGATCTACGTGGAGGCCGCCGAGAACGACCCGGCCCACCCCCACAGCCCCGGCGAGCGCTACGCCAGGGTGTACGAGATCAACATGTTGCGCTGCATCTTCTGCGGCATGTGCGAGGAGGCCTGCCCGACTGGCGCGGTCGTGATGGGCAACGAGTTCGAGATGGCCGACTACCGCTACCGCGACTTCGTGTACGGCAAGGACGACATGCTCGTGGGCGTACAGGGCAGCGTTCCGCAGCGCCGCGAGGCCGCCCGTAAGGGGCAGCCGGTGCGCGTGGGCTTCACGGTCGAGGGTGGCCCCCGCCCCGAGCTGGAGGGGGTGAAGTACCCGTCATGA
- the nuoK gene encoding NADH-quinone oxidoreductase subunit NuoK — protein sequence MVPTTYYLALSGILFALGMIGVLTRRTAIMVFLSVELMLNAANLSLVAFARAWGDLTGQTAVFIVMTLAAAEVAIGLAIIVSIFRRRETTNVDELAALKG from the coding sequence ATGGTCCCGACGACGTATTACCTCGCCCTCTCGGGCATCCTGTTCGCCCTGGGCATGATCGGCGTGCTGACCCGGCGCACGGCCATCATGGTCTTCCTGAGCGTGGAACTCATGCTGAACGCCGCGAACCTCTCGCTGGTGGCCTTCGCGCGGGCCTGGGGCGACCTGACCGGGCAGACGGCCGTGTTCATCGTGATGACCCTGGCCGCCGCCGAGGTCGCCATCGGTCTGGCGATCATCGTCTCCATCTTCCGCCGCCGCGAGACCACCAACGTGGACGAGCTGGCCGCCCTGAAAGGCTGA
- the nuoL gene encoding NADH-quinone oxidoreductase subunit L, with protein sequence MNALPLYLLPLFPLLGFALLMLLPRLFPGRSGGLLASAAVLLSFGVALTRFLGQGAAPAHEVLWTWLPNMALGEGGAAGNPIAANLAVGFYLDQLSALMTLIITGVGFLIHVYSLSYMGHDRQFTRFFAFLNFFVAMMLVLVLADSYPLMFVGWEGVGVASFLLIGFWFSGRASEGSSRDVREASGREGIANSNAARKAFLMNRIGDLGFMLGMFLLFKLYGTLSIPELAERVEGFPAAQAGIELACLFLLVGAVGKSGQLPLTTWLPDAMAGPTPVSALIHAATMVTAGVYLVARSHFLYDLAPNASLWVAWVGGLTALYGALSALNQHDIKKILAYSTVSQLGYMFMAVGLHAYSAGVFHLLTHAFFKALLFLAAGAVIHALHEEQDVRAMGGLRKFMPFTHLVSAAGVLAIAGIPIWSGFFSKDAILAAAYTQSPALYVVGLGVALLTAFYMGRWYFLVWRGEYRGHVHHIHDADTLMKVPLGILAAFATLAGFLNIPSFLGGGHAFDTYLGRAIPLHPHEIAASTEWLLTLLAVLAGVGGLAWAWAEHRRGVLGTGPLGEASTRGLYLDTAYDTLLAVPGRAIAGALDVADRGVDGALSGVARNVAAPGGLFALWQSGFVRAYAVSMLLGTALIIGYWAIRTIGMGGQ encoded by the coding sequence ATGAACGCGCTGCCCCTGTATCTGCTGCCGCTCTTTCCGCTGCTGGGCTTCGCCCTCCTGATGCTGCTGCCCCGGCTGTTTCCGGGCCGTTCGGGCGGGCTGTTGGCAAGCGCCGCCGTCCTCCTGAGCTTCGGTGTGGCCCTCACGCGCTTTCTGGGTCAGGGCGCGGCCCCCGCCCACGAGGTGCTGTGGACCTGGCTGCCCAATATGGCGCTGGGCGAGGGCGGCGCCGCCGGCAATCCCATCGCTGCCAACCTCGCGGTGGGCTTCTACCTCGACCAGCTCTCGGCGCTCATGACCCTGATCATCACCGGGGTCGGCTTCCTGATCCACGTCTATTCGCTGAGCTACATGGGCCACGACCGGCAGTTCACGCGCTTTTTCGCCTTCCTGAACTTCTTCGTGGCGATGATGCTCGTGCTCGTGCTGGCCGACTCGTATCCCCTCATGTTCGTGGGCTGGGAGGGGGTGGGCGTGGCGTCGTTCCTGCTCATCGGGTTCTGGTTCTCGGGGCGCGCCTCCGAAGGCAGCAGCCGCGACGTGCGCGAGGCGAGCGGGCGCGAAGGAATCGCCAACTCGAACGCCGCGCGCAAGGCCTTCCTGATGAACCGTATCGGCGACCTGGGCTTCATGCTGGGGATGTTCCTGCTGTTCAAGCTCTACGGTACCCTCAGCATTCCCGAACTCGCCGAGCGGGTGGAGGGCTTCCCCGCCGCGCAGGCGGGCATCGAACTCGCCTGCCTGTTCCTGCTCGTCGGCGCGGTCGGCAAGTCGGGGCAGCTGCCCCTGACGACCTGGCTGCCCGACGCGATGGCTGGCCCCACGCCGGTCTCGGCCCTCATCCACGCGGCCACGATGGTCACGGCGGGCGTATACCTCGTGGCGCGCAGCCACTTCCTGTACGACCTCGCGCCGAACGCCTCGCTGTGGGTGGCCTGGGTGGGCGGCCTGACCGCGCTGTACGGGGCGCTGTCGGCCCTGAACCAGCACGACATCAAGAAGATCCTGGCGTACTCGACCGTCTCGCAGCTCGGGTACATGTTCATGGCGGTGGGGCTGCACGCCTACTCGGCCGGGGTCTTTCATCTGCTCACGCACGCGTTTTTCAAGGCGCTGCTGTTCCTGGCGGCGGGGGCCGTGATCCACGCGCTGCACGAGGAGCAGGACGTGCGGGCGATGGGCGGGCTGCGCAAGTTCATGCCCTTCACGCACCTCGTCTCGGCGGCGGGCGTGCTGGCCATCGCGGGCATTCCCATCTGGAGCGGCTTCTTCTCCAAAGACGCGATCCTGGCCGCCGCCTACACCCAGAGTCCGGCGCTGTACGTGGTCGGGCTGGGGGTCGCGCTGCTCACGGCCTTCTACATGGGCCGCTGGTACTTCCTGGTGTGGCGCGGCGAGTACCGGGGCCATGTCCACCACATCCACGACGCCGACACGCTCATGAAGGTGCCGCTGGGCATCCTGGCCGCGTTCGCCACATTGGCGGGTTTCCTGAACATCCCGAGCTTCCTGGGTGGGGGGCACGCCTTCGACACGTATCTGGGCCGCGCCATTCCCCTGCACCCGCACGAAATCGCGGCGAGCACCGAGTGGCTGCTCACCCTGCTCGCGGTGCTGGCCGGGGTGGGCGGGCTGGCCTGGGCCTGGGCCGAGCACCGCCGGGGCGTCCTGGGCACCGGGCCGCTGGGCGAAGCGAGCACGCGCGGGCTGTACCTCGACACCGCGTACGACACGCTGCTGGCCGTGCCCGGGCGCGCGATTGCCGGGGCGCTGGACGTGGCCGACCGGGGCGTGGACGGCGCCCTGAGCGGCGTGGCCCGCAACGTCGCCGCCCCCGGCGGGCTGTTCGCGCTGTGGCAGAGCGGGTTCGTGCGGGCCTACGCCGTGAGCATGCTGCTGGGCACGGCCCTGATCATCGGGTACTGGGCCATTCGGACCATCGGGATGGGGGGCCAGTGA
- the nuoG gene encoding NADH-quinone oxidoreductase subunit NuoG has translation MKVTVDGTALDLPAGTSGIDAVFAAGRDVPYFCAHSYLSPVGACRMCLVESGSPRKGKDGQFELGDDGQPKIFWFPKPMAACTMQATEGMHIRTAATSEVVAKAQAGMMEFTLLNHPLDCPTCDKGGACELQDRAFEYGYGASRFGFDRRHADKHYPLSDFIILDQERCIHCKRCVRYFEEVPGQEVLDFIERGGHTFIDTEEGGLPVGFQGNIADICPVGALLDNVARFRGRNWEYDHAPTTCTLCPVGCSITADARSGRLERVVARENRDVNEAWICDAGRFGHVFASQGRLTRPLVRVEGELREASWDDAVAAMRRGFAGTAPADLGLFLHADSTLEEGAALLALAGALGSRNVDHWPRSPEAVTAPAATLGDLATADAVVVLGADLGEEAPVAELRILEMLRGGLIPPEFAHGTAIADLRLVERPARRPEKLAVIGRPSRLWAHAGLTIEAEGRLLERLIAGEGADWRAALTLLERAERPVLVLGADVLNAPSGTFAANLGDLALRTGAKVLPLAAAANSAGLAHLPLVPRAGALGYANLAGAGAAFLSRLDPVGEGRPGRARGFTVVHDTHLTATARQADVVLPAVTGYEKRGTVVNIEGRALALEPAAVLSGEAADLIRALGAVAEALGVRTGVRGLKSAHSRLAQEMGAVPVPGELLGRPGHHVAPTGGLSHVPRLWREGMVDANWAPQPAWAGLTELPMLGAPPPRPAVLGGDD, from the coding sequence GTGAAAGTCACCGTTGACGGCACCGCACTCGACCTGCCCGCAGGCACGTCCGGCATAGACGCCGTGTTCGCGGCGGGGCGGGACGTGCCCTATTTCTGCGCGCATTCGTACCTCTCGCCGGTGGGCGCCTGCCGCATGTGCCTCGTCGAGTCGGGCAGCCCCCGCAAGGGCAAGGACGGCCAGTTCGAGCTGGGCGACGACGGGCAGCCCAAGATCTTCTGGTTTCCCAAGCCGATGGCCGCCTGCACCATGCAGGCCACCGAGGGCATGCACATCCGCACCGCCGCGACCTCCGAGGTGGTCGCCAAGGCGCAGGCCGGCATGATGGAATTCACGCTGCTCAACCACCCGCTCGACTGCCCGACCTGCGACAAGGGCGGCGCGTGCGAGTTGCAGGACCGCGCCTTCGAGTACGGCTACGGTGCGAGCCGCTTCGGCTTCGACCGCCGCCACGCCGACAAGCACTACCCGCTTTCCGACTTCATCATCCTCGACCAGGAACGCTGTATCCACTGCAAGCGCTGCGTGCGCTACTTCGAGGAGGTGCCGGGCCAGGAGGTGCTGGACTTCATCGAGCGCGGCGGGCATACCTTCATCGATACCGAGGAGGGCGGGCTGCCGGTCGGCTTTCAGGGCAACATCGCCGACATCTGCCCGGTGGGGGCGCTGCTGGACAACGTGGCGCGCTTCCGGGGCCGCAACTGGGAGTACGACCACGCGCCGACGACCTGCACGCTGTGCCCGGTCGGCTGCTCGATCACCGCCGACGCCCGCAGTGGCCGGCTGGAGCGCGTGGTCGCCCGCGAGAACCGCGACGTGAACGAGGCCTGGATCTGCGACGCGGGCCGCTTCGGGCACGTCTTCGCGTCGCAGGGCCGCCTGACCCGGCCCCTGGTGCGCGTGGAGGGCGAGCTGCGGGAGGCGAGCTGGGACGACGCCGTGGCGGCGATGCGCCGGGGCTTCGCGGGCACGGCGCCCGCCGACCTCGGGCTGTTCCTGCACGCCGACAGCACGCTGGAGGAGGGCGCGGCGCTGCTGGCCCTGGCGGGCGCGCTGGGCAGCCGCAACGTGGACCACTGGCCGCGCTCCCCCGAGGCGGTCACGGCCCCGGCCGCCACGCTGGGCGACCTGGCGACCGCCGACGCGGTGGTCGTGCTGGGCGCCGATCTGGGCGAGGAGGCCCCGGTCGCCGAGCTGCGCATCCTGGAGATGCTGCGCGGCGGCCTGATTCCGCCCGAATTCGCGCACGGCACGGCCATCGCCGACCTGCGGCTGGTCGAGCGCCCGGCCCGCAGGCCCGAGAAGCTGGCCGTGATCGGCCGCCCGTCGCGACTGTGGGCGCATGCCGGGCTGACCATCGAGGCCGAAGGCCGGCTGCTCGAACGCCTGATCGCGGGCGAGGGCGCGGACTGGCGCGCCGCCCTGACCCTGCTGGAGCGCGCCGAACGGCCGGTGCTCGTGCTGGGGGCCGACGTGCTGAACGCCCCCTCCGGCACTTTCGCGGCCAACCTGGGCGACCTCGCGCTGCGCACTGGGGCGAAGGTGCTGCCCCTCGCGGCGGCGGCCAACAGCGCGGGGCTGGCGCACCTGCCCCTCGTGCCGCGTGCCGGCGCGCTGGGCTACGCGAATCTGGCCGGGGCGGGCGCGGCCTTCCTCAGCCGCCTGGACCCGGTGGGCGAAGGGCGGCCGGGGCGTGCGCGCGGCTTCACGGTCGTCCACGACACGCACCTCACGGCCACCGCGCGGCAGGCCGACGTGGTGCTGCCCGCCGTGACCGGCTACGAAAAGCGCGGCACGGTCGTGAACATCGAGGGCCGCGCGCTGGCGCTGGAACCCGCCGCCGTGCTGTCCGGCGAGGCCGCCGACCTCATCCGGGCCCTGGGCGCGGTGGCCGAGGCGCTGGGGGTACGGACCGGCGTGCGCGGCCTGAAGTCGGCGCACTCGAGGCTGGCGCAGGAGATGGGCGCGGTGCCGGTGCCCGGCGAACTCCTAGGCCGCCCCGGCCACCACGTCGCCCCGACCGGCGGCCTGAGCCATGTGCCCCGGCTGTGGCGCGAGGGCATGGTGGACGCGAACTGGGCCCCGCAACCCGCCTGGGCGGGCCTGACCGAGCTGCCGATGCTCGGCGCCCCGCCCCCGCGCCCTGCCGTCCTAGGAGGTGACGACTGA